GCGGTCCTACAAAGATAACATCGGCGTGGCTATTCCTATGCCGATGCCTATGCCCATGCCTATGCCCATGCCGATGCCTATGCCGATGCCCATGGCAATGTCCATGCCAATTCCTATGCCAATGCCCATGCAATCTCAGCCAGTACAGTTCGCCATCCAAGGCGTGGTGCCAAGCTTCTGCAAAGACAGGAGAAATAGAAAAAATCCGAAGTGTCCCGCGTGTCCGCCGTGTTCCTGCAACCCATGCACTCCACAGTTCTTTTCTTACTGCTCGCCGTGTCACAAGAAGTGCCGATGTCGAGATCCCAATCAAGTGCCCATGCCACTACCACCGACGGCGCCAATTCCTCTTCCAGGTCCCGCCTTCCCTATGCCTCATCCTGGCCCTCTACCCCTTGCTCCACAAGAGCTCACCTACGTACCTTTTTCACGTAAAAGCGGCACTCATCGTtcacgtaataataaaaatcgtgACTGCAGACGCCATCGGGCTTCCAGAAGTGAGGAATACTATAGTGAGGAAGAAGATGATGGTTCAAATTTTTTCAAACGCTTGGGACAATACATAGAGATTGATCACAGTGACAACGTCGTCGTTCCAGAACTTGCTTATCTAAACGAAGATGGAGAAGTGAAATTGAGACAACGGTTAGATAAGAAAGATGCTAATTATCTAATGGATGAAGATAGTTCGCGGCAGAGAGTGCAAGTTATTGCTGGCAACGATTCTAATGATAGACCGAGGGTAGCTGTGATGTCAGATACTGAACATAGAAGTCATGAAGGAGAGTCTAGGAAAAGCCGAAGAAGTCGGTCAAAACACGACAAGAATAGGTTAGTGCTAAAGAAAGGCACTGAGCTACGAAAGTTGGGAACTGGCAGAAAGGAGCTCGTGTTCAGACCCCCGGAGGACAAGATGATCACAAACCTGTCACTGTCGTTCAATGTAGCTAGATAGATcaattgtttttctatttttttacttttctatgtgaatttattaaaaaaaggaaaattatctgttattttcatttatgcaATAATTGATAAAAACATTCAACTATTATGCGACGGAAAAATCTCTTTTTCTCTTAAGTTTTGTAATAAGCTTTCTAAAATTGGTATCATATTGGTTCCAATTCTATAATGGTCTTCTAAATGATGAGTGAATGAGATCGTATTATGCCTTAAATCTGTACGTTTTTCAACAGAAAAACGTACAGATTTAAGGCATAATACGATCTAGAATGGATAGCAAGGTTTATACGAATAGGGTTGGATATCTTCTGTTTCAATCTGATCATAAGTAGCTGTGCTCTGAAAACACTAGGTCAATAGTAAGCTGGCAATCGATAATCGAAACCGAAgataaacgaaaataataagCTTACAAGTATTTAAGGCTTAAATGCTTTACATAAACTTCAGCCCacataaaaatcttattatgaactagaatctaaaataaataaaaataatattttgagacAACCGAGTAAATATATGTCTATAAGTAAAATTTTCGAAGGCtccaaataacataaaaataaaatacagtaccTACAGGCTCTTTAAAAGAATTTATAGTGAAAGCGTGTATAAAGATATTTcggtttattatttgttaatcttACTGTTAGCCAAAGAGAGGCTTATCTGCACTTactttgacaaaaataattataattagttacaagtttattataacttttaactaACCATCTCATTGTGCCTCACTGTAAGGTAGAAGTCCTAGAAAGTATTTCATCAGTCTCTATATCCCACAATTTTCCCGTAATCATCAACATTTTCTCGGCCTTTTTCGATTATAAGTACCCAAGGCATTAGACATACTTgatttagaatattttgaaacataaaacGCTCTATTAATTTGCTTATTTctgtaaagatattattttcacaTCTCATAAATCTCAATcacatattttcataaaattattttcacaatctgTTTACTAATGTTCATCCCCTAAATCCTTTAGCAGTCATATTCTTTTTGGGTGCGTTTGTATATTACAGACACACCTGCGATCTAGATAAGTAAGAGAAAGTTTTTTTGGGCTAAGGAACTATGACCACAAATAAACTTctgattaaataacaataatcacattttatttccataatacaaaaatacaaaatacgaaAGGATAACACTACAATTTTGGATTTTTTCTGCGTCGAAGTCTCTTATGAGGTTTTTCTGTTCTTGGTGATTCActtgtttcatttatttctacacTCTTATCTTTCTTTTCTCTCGATGCCTTAAGACTATCTTCTCCTTCACCCTCGGGAGGTAGATGTGAACCGGGCGTCGGTAAATCCATAACTTCAAAATCCCGATCGACGTTTATAGCCTCATTTGCCTTAGTTTCTTCTTTAGGTCCTAGCCAATCTTTCGCTTCACTCTTAGTGATCTTCTTTTCAAAGATAACATACCCATCTTTTGTCACATATTGGAGTACTGGAGTAAGTAAGTCagctttctttttcttcttcctGATAGCTTGGTCTCTATTGAAACGTCTGCTGATGCCATACTTCTTGTGGCGACGTTTGTGTCCCTTCCACCACCCGTCACCTTCTGTGTCTGATTCATCATCAGATTCCGTAGACTCCTCTGGGTAATCGTGATGATAATGTGGATGTGGCTTCTTCCTTCGAGGAGGCCGTGGAGGTCTGCTGCGAGATCGGTCAGGAGAATAGAAAGGCATTACGATTACTGGTAGTTTATGTGGAGGCCCGCCCACTACAGGTATCGGCATCGGCATGGGCATTGGTCCAGGCATGCCTGGCATTCCCGGAGGTCCAGGAGGTCCGCCATTATGAGGACCCATAGGACTCATTCCAGGAGGCCCCATGCCGGGAGGTCCCATGCCTGGTGGCATAGGGGGCATACCACCTGGCATAGGGAAACCTGGCATTCCAGGAAAAGGTGGCATTGGCATTGGAGGCGGCATGTCTTCTGGTGGAGGACTCTGGTAGTAAGGATATGGTGGTGGAGTTAGATAATCGCTGTCAGCGTTCCTCGGCATTCTGCAATGCATCGGTAGCTCTTGTGGGAAAAACTGGAGGTGTCTCGGACATGGTGGAAGTCCTACTTCGTCATTCTTAGCCAATGTAAGTGATATTTTGATGAGGACTAGATAGATGCGGAGCTTTCTTGCCATTTTACCTGAAAAAACacgtaaaagttgtaaaataattatttaattaatttaattatttatcatatatTGCAAACGTTTTTAG
This DNA window, taken from Anticarsia gemmatalis isolate Benzon Research Colony breed Stoneville strain chromosome 11, ilAntGemm2 primary, whole genome shotgun sequence, encodes the following:
- the LOC142976824 gene encoding uncharacterized protein LOC142976824, translating into MARKLRIYLVLIKISLTLAKNDEVGLPPCPRHLQFFPQELPMHCRMPRNADSDYLTPPPYPYYQSPPPEDMPPPMPMPPFPGMPGFPMPGGMPPMPPGMGPPGMGPPGMSPMGPHNGGPPGPPGMPGMPGPMPMPMPIPVVGGPPHKLPVIVMPFYSPDRSRSRPPRPPRRKKPHPHYHHDYPEESTESDDESDTEGDGWWKGHKRRHKKYGISRRFNRDQAIRKKKKKADLLTPVLQYVTKDGYVIFEKKITKSEAKDWLGPKEETKANEAINVDRDFEVMDLPTPGSHLPPEGEGEDSLKASREKKDKSVEINETSESPRTEKPHKRLRRRKNPKL